The following proteins come from a genomic window of Leopardus geoffroyi isolate Oge1 chromosome A3, O.geoffroyi_Oge1_pat1.0, whole genome shotgun sequence:
- the TSPYL6 gene encoding LOW QUALITY PROTEIN: testis-specific Y-encoded-like protein 6 (The sequence of the model RefSeq protein was modified relative to this genomic sequence to represent the inferred CDS: inserted 6 bases in 4 codons; substituted 3 bases at 3 genomic stop codons), which yields MTLRALFSESHSLLPHPFNNLAFCLTYNTEEIRRELHRFHHFYPLTSIHTLILCLPAVPTVGEEERAGVVEEKPGGEELEAVEENKVVNXVKVKGGPWSLNVALHMSSLEASQPEMDTXNAQADRAILQVEHKFGKVWQHYLEQRNYIIQNIPSFWVRAFWNHPQLSTLIRGQXAXMFKYITNMEVKGFRYPRMGCKFKFFXRNPXCRNKLTVKEYEVRTPSQVMSLATPIXRHHKNQDFICSFIAWFSDHNLPESDRIAEIIKEDLWPNPLEYYLLHERARQARLGQIRKTVEIFLSSKVVNLTLENTPIQDPLPFPAGPVLWQQHWVCPLLFMC from the exons ATGACCTTGAGAGCTCTCTTCTCAGAATCCCACAGCCTCTTGCCTCATCCTTTTAATAATCTTGCTTTCTGCCTTACTTATAACACtgaagaaatcagaagagaaCTTCATAGATTCCACCACTTCTACCCACTGACCAGCATACATACCCTTATCCTTTGCCTTCCTGCAGTTCCTACAG TGGGTGAGGAAGAGAGGGCTGGAGTGGTGGAGGAGAAGCCAGGAGGTGAAGAATTGGAAGCAGTGGAGGAAAACAAAGTGGTAAATTAGGTGAAAGTCAAGGGAGGTCCCTGGTCCCTGAATGTGGCTCTCCACATGAGCTCCCTGGAGGCCAGCCAGCCAGAAATGGACAC GAATGCTCAGGCTGACAGAGCCATACTGCAGGTGGAGCACAAATTTGGGAAGGTATGGCAACACTACCTAGAGCAGAGGAACTACATCATTCAGAATATCCCCAGCTTCTGGGTCAGGGCCTTTTGGAACCACCCACAGCTGTCCACCCTGATTAGAGGCC GAGCATAGATGTTTAAGTACATAACCAATATGGAGGTGAAGGGCTTCAGATACCCTAGGATGGGCTGCAAGTTCAAGTTTT TAAGAAATCCATAGTGCAGAAACAAGCTCACTGTCAAGGAATATGAGGTTAGAACTCCCAGCCAAGTGATGTCTCTTGCCACTCCAAT AAGACATCATAAGAATCAAGACTTCATCTGCAGCTTCATTGCCTGGTTTTCAGACCACAACCTCCCAGAGTCTGACAGAATTGCTGAGATTATCAAAGAGGACCTCTGGCCAAATCCACTTGAATACTACCTATTGCATGAAAGAGCCCGTCAAGCTAGACTTGGCCAGATAAGGAAGACAGTAGAGATCTTCTTGAGTTCCAAAGTGGTTAACCTCACCCTTGAAAATACTCCCATACAAGATCCCCTACCATTTCCTGCTGGACCTGTGCTTTGGCAACAGCACTGGGTATGCCCATTACTCTTTATGTGCTGA